The Candidatus Bathyarchaeota archaeon genome window below encodes:
- a CDS encoding metallophosphoesterase: protein MKEKPSYRKEAPMIIAQLSDLHCSTSSQFLKDKLTTAINEINQLNPDLVIIAGDLTESGFKTEFEEAKRFIDQIKCPKKIITMGNHDSLYTGYLLYEQFFGKPSGVLDTPDCRIIYVNTARPDRDEGRVGRDQIQFIKENFVEEKMNILVMHHHLIPVPDTGLEVAIVEDAGDVLKVLSKFKPDLVLSGHRHRPWMWKLNDIDFIFSGAVSTIRLRGFFENSYNVIKIKRRRVWAKLKIVGGPYIDFDKLT, encoded by the coding sequence TTGAAAGAAAAGCCAAGCTATAGGAAGGAAGCTCCAATGATAATTGCCCAATTATCCGACCTACACTGTTCAACAAGTTCACAATTCTTAAAGGATAAACTGACAACTGCTATAAATGAGATAAACCAGCTAAACCCAGACTTGGTCATAATTGCAGGGGACTTAACGGAAAGCGGGTTTAAAACCGAGTTTGAAGAGGCGAAAAGATTCATAGACCAAATTAAATGCCCAAAAAAGATAATTACTATGGGAAACCACGACTCACTTTACACTGGTTATCTTCTATACGAACAGTTTTTCGGAAAGCCATCCGGCGTGTTGGATACGCCAGACTGCCGAATAATTTACGTTAACACTGCAAGGCCGGACAGAGATGAAGGCAGAGTTGGAAGAGACCAAATTCAATTCATTAAGGAAAACTTTGTTGAAGAAAAAATGAACATTCTTGTTATGCATCATCATTTAATTCCTGTTCCAGACACAGGCTTAGAAGTAGCCATAGTTGAAGACGCAGGCGACGTATTAAAAGTACTTTCAAAGTTTAAGCCTGATCTCGTCTTAAGCGGACATAGGCATCGTCCATGGATGTGGAAACTTAACGACATAGACTTTATATTTTCTGGGGCAGTATCCACAATAAGACTTAGAGGCTTTTTTGAGAACTCATATAACGTTATAAAAATAAAGCGAAGAAGAGTTTGGGCGAAACTGAAGATTGTAGGCGGCCCCTACATAGACTTTGATAAACTGACTTAA
- a CDS encoding uracil-DNA glycosylase, with product MSKRELMDEIVKEIFECKKCTLWKFRRNPVPGEGSLDAKIMFIGEAPGYWEDVKGKPFVGAAGKLLDSLLAGIGLSRSEVFIGNILKCRPPENRDPQPEEVKACTPYLDRQIKIIKPRIIVTLGRHATSYIFSKIGMPFSGISRVHGKVYHVKLFDSEIVLIPMYHPAAALYNVKLRDALEEDFKVLESEIKSISFR from the coding sequence ATGTCTAAAAGGGAACTTATGGACGAAATTGTAAAGGAAATTTTTGAATGTAAAAAGTGTACTCTTTGGAAGTTTAGACGCAATCCAGTTCCAGGTGAGGGAAGCTTAGACGCGAAAATAATGTTTATCGGTGAGGCTCCAGGCTATTGGGAAGATGTTAAAGGCAAACCTTTCGTAGGAGCCGCTGGAAAACTTCTGGACAGCCTTCTCGCCGGAATTGGACTTTCAAGAAGCGAAGTTTTCATAGGAAACATTTTGAAGTGTAGACCTCCGGAAAATCGTGACCCACAACCCGAAGAAGTTAAAGCCTGCACACCCTACTTGGATAGGCAAATAAAAATTATAAAACCTAGAATAATCGTAACTTTGGGAAGACACGCAACTTCTTACATTTTTTCAAAAATAGGAATGCCGTTCAGCGGAATCAGTCGGGTTCACGGCAAAGTTTACCACGTAAAATTATTTGACTCTGAAATAGTTTTAATTCCAATGTATCATCCGGCAGCAGCATTGTATAATGTGAAGCTACGAGACGCCTTAGAAGAAGACTTCAAAGTTCTTGAATCTGAAATCAAAAGCATAAGCTTCAGATGA
- a CDS encoding macro domain-containing protein yields MVKDMSFEREYKGVKIRVVRGDITKMEVEAIVNPANSLLVMGGGVAGAIKRAGGKEIEEEAVKHAPIPVGEAVATTAGRLNAKYVIHAPTMERPAMRIGPENARKAMKGALECARKLKVKSIAFPGLGTGVGGVTAEEAANVMVEELKRHIDEGTSLKEVLLVGFGEELAKAFERAVAEIIR; encoded by the coding sequence ATGGTGAAAGACATGAGTTTTGAACGTGAATATAAAGGCGTGAAAATTCGAGTTGTACGTGGAGATATAACAAAAATGGAAGTTGAAGCCATAGTTAATCCGGCTAACAGCCTACTCGTTATGGGCGGCGGAGTAGCCGGAGCCATAAAGAGAGCTGGGGGAAAAGAAATAGAGGAAGAAGCTGTTAAACATGCTCCAATACCCGTTGGAGAAGCTGTGGCAACAACCGCCGGAAGGCTTAATGCAAAATACGTCATACATGCACCTACTATGGAAAGGCCGGCTATGAGAATAGGGCCGGAAAATGCGAGAAAAGCCATGAAAGGAGCATTAGAATGCGCAAGAAAGCTGAAGGTGAAAAGCATAGCCTTTCCCGGACTTGGAACGGGAGTAGGCGGGGTTACCGCAGAAGAAGCCGCTAACGTAATGGTTGAAGAATTAAAGAGGCATATTGACGAAGGAACATCTCTCAAGGAAGTTTTGCTTGTCGGATTCGGTGAAGAACTAGCTAAAGCCTTTGAAAGGGCTGTTGCCGAAATCATCCGTTAA
- a CDS encoding bifunctional 5,6,7,8-tetrahydromethanopterin hydro-lyase/3-hexulose-6-phosphate synthase: MKEYNVNFEEIAREIISPAKILEEPEKHVYLIGEALLGSGNEVAHVDLLIGDKDGPVGEAFAHSLSSMSAGHTPLLAVIRPNLPPKPHTVIVPKVTIRNMDDANKIFGPAQAAVAKAVADAVEEGIIPKDKVDDWVVICSVFIHPDAKDYRRIYHFNYGATKLALKRALAKYPPLEKIMYDKDRAKHPIMGFQVPRLWRPPYLQIALDIPSLERTKKIIQQIPKSDRIILEVGTPLLKRYGTKVIRELREVAKDMFIIADLKTLDVGKVEVDIAYEETADAVVAAGLADIPTLNNFIYEAKRLGIYAFIDLMYVDNPVEKLKQLKDFPDVIIIHRAIDVETGRTLGLDLIPKLRKEFKDKKFLVAVAGGIIPETAREALEKGADIIIVGRYITQSKDIERAVREFLKITREMREDIDLYRVHVE, from the coding sequence ATGAAAGAGTATAATGTTAACTTTGAGGAGATTGCACGGGAAATAATTTCTCCAGCTAAAATCTTGGAGGAACCGGAAAAGCATGTTTATTTAATTGGAGAGGCTCTTCTCGGCTCTGGAAATGAAGTTGCCCATGTAGATTTATTGATAGGTGATAAAGACGGCCCTGTCGGCGAGGCTTTTGCGCATAGTCTTTCAAGTATGTCGGCTGGCCATACGCCTTTACTTGCAGTTATTAGGCCTAACCTTCCACCTAAGCCTCATACAGTTATAGTTCCGAAGGTTACGATTAGAAATATGGATGATGCAAACAAGATTTTTGGACCTGCGCAGGCTGCTGTTGCAAAGGCTGTTGCCGACGCTGTTGAGGAGGGAATAATTCCTAAGGACAAAGTTGACGATTGGGTTGTAATTTGCAGCGTTTTCATTCATCCAGACGCAAAGGATTACAGGCGCATCTACCACTTTAACTATGGGGCAACCAAGCTGGCTTTGAAAAGAGCCCTAGCTAAGTATCCTCCGCTGGAAAAGATTATGTATGATAAGGACAGAGCAAAACATCCAATAATGGGATTTCAAGTGCCGCGGCTTTGGCGACCGCCATACTTGCAGATAGCCCTTGACATTCCAAGCCTAGAAAGGACAAAGAAGATTATTCAGCAAATACCGAAAAGCGACCGCATAATACTGGAAGTTGGAACTCCTCTTCTGAAGCGGTACGGGACAAAGGTTATTCGGGAACTTAGAGAAGTTGCCAAAGACATGTTTATCATCGCCGACTTGAAAACTTTGGATGTTGGAAAAGTTGAAGTAGACATAGCCTATGAGGAAACCGCCGACGCCGTTGTTGCCGCAGGCCTCGCAGACATCCCGACCCTTAACAACTTCATATACGAAGCCAAAAGACTTGGAATCTACGCCTTCATAGACCTCATGTACGTTGACAACCCAGTTGAGAAACTTAAGCAGCTAAAGGACTTTCCAGACGTAATAATAATTCACCGTGCAATAGATGTTGAAACAGGCAGAACCTTAGGTTTAGACCTAATTCCGAAACTTAGGAAAGAATTTAAGGATAAAAAATTCTTGGTTGCTGTTGCAGGCGGAATAATACCTGAAACTGCAAGAGAAGCCTTAGAAAAAGGTGCCGACATAATCATTGTTGGAAGATACATAACCCAGTCGAAAGACATTGAAAGAGCAGTTAGAGAATTCCTAAAAATAACACGAGAAATGCGAGAAGACATAGATCTCTACAGAGTCCATGTGGAGTAA